cagtccctcctgcagcaaaacaaccccacaacatgatgctgccacccccacgtttcacagttgggatggtgttctcaggcttgcaagcttcccccttttttctccaaatgtaatgatggtcattatggccaaaaagttcagttttagttttgtcagaccacagaacatgtttccaaaaattaaggtctttgtccctgtgtgcatttgcaaactgtaatctggcttttttatgtttcttttggagtaatggcttcttcctcggagagtggcctttcagcccatgttggtacaggactcgtttgactgttgataattacacactcttaccagcttcagccagcatcttcacaaggtcttttgcttttgttcttgggttgagatgcacttttcggaccaaagcatgttcatctctgggacacagaacctgtctccttcctgagcggtatgatggctggacattcccatggtgtttatacttgcatataattgtttgaacagatgaacgtggcaccttcaggcatctggaaattgcacccaaggatgaaccagacttgtggaAGTCCAcagttctcttcctgatatcttggctgatttcttttgattttcccatgatgttacacaaagaagcagtgtgtttcaggtgtgccttaaaatacatccacaggtgtgcctctaattaactcagatgttgtcaataaacctatcagaggcttccaaagacatgacatcatcatctgggctttcccaaattgtttaaaggcatagtaatcttagtgtatgtaaacttctgactctcaagaaaataataaaaaaatgtctaaaaaattatctctctcattattctggcatttagcaaatagaaataattttggtaatcctaattgaccaaaaacaggaaaagtttaatctgatttaatgttagacggtgagaaaaaaaagtttatgtgcctttttatatagtgtatgtaaacttctggtttcaactgtatgttaACTACGTTAGTCGATGCCACGTCAGCTGATGCGGCGTTAGCTGATGCTGCATTTGCTTTAGATTCTTCAGCGTTAACTATGTTTGCTAATGCTCAAGATACTAGTGCTAAAGCTAAGGTTGCTACATTGGCTGATGTAGCAGCATTAACTATGTAGCCAGTGTAActcaaacaaagctaaagtgagccactgtttgcATGACTACTTCTGAAATGGGCTATGCATAATTTAATggtggattagacctctgatcttttttcaggtttatttttgaaatgttgtttagtctgtaatgtttgccaatttgatatttcatgaatgtaatcGGCAGACATTTATGAATGAagtttaattaaagaaaaaaacctctGAAATGCTGTACCAGCAATTTAGGTCACCTCCGTTCTGACAGAGACGtcgtctcacagtagtggtccaAAAGAGGGGGCATCTCGGATCTGTGGTACACACCCATCCCCTTCTCAATAATTGaaatttaaaggtaaaacaaaaaatagtaaatcTTTGTTTCAAAGAGCTTTACATGAAGCTATATCCTGTTGAATAGCTGTCTGATATGTAGCTTTGCTGCTTCTGTTTGCTTAAGTTTTGCTCAATTTGCCATTTATATGAAAAAATGcaacagtttaaaaacatatcCCTGACCTTATCAACTCCAAAAGTAGGTTAGCATCAGTGAgccaaaaatatttaacagcTACAGAGTCAAACATTTTCTCCAGGTGTAAATAAGCCAATAAAGTATCAGATAACAGACACTACACTGTGGGCTGACACTGACCGTGTAGCCAGAAACAGAGCTGTAAATAATTGCAGATGTTGATTGCTGAATAGATTTATTGCTTGCAGTTAACTTCTTCTATAAACTGTTGtgttaatatttcatttaagtGCTTAGAAAATTGTGTTGTTGcaggtttaaaatgacaaaatcttCCTAATATCTCACTTGGTTGTCTCTGTTTGAAACCTATTTGTAAGATATGATTAGAAGAAGTCACATCTTTTAGATGGTTATTGCCCTTTCAGGCACCTGCAGATTATAATTTTATGTATCTCTCAAGTTAAGCACAAAACTCAAGTTACATGCCTGCATTACCTTGTGTTTTGCTGCTATTTGATATGAGGACACTGATGGTGTCTTCTTTGTGATATTTTATCAGGCAATGCGTATGCAGACAGAGATGGAGCTGAGGATGTTCAAACAGAATGAGTACGTTTACCACAGTATGAGAGAGGCGGCTCTGAAGAACAAACCGATGACCATGTTGCACGAACCAAAGTCCGTGGAGGAGGGAATCAAGAATATGTTCCACCGGAAGAAGTAAACAGGACTCCATTCAATAAACCACAGAAAACCCTCCAATTGTTTACTGCTAACAGATTTCTGAGTATTGTCTAGGTCGGCACATTTAGTCACAATCATTTTCTGTCTCAGTCACTTTTGTAGCTttacttttcattaaaaacatttcacattcaaCTTATTAtgttccttttgtttttgatacTGTTAACAAGATTCTTTTCAAATTTGAATGCAGACATTTTATGCAGCTTTTGCTAACTATACCATCAATATTCAAGTCAAGTTACCCCTCAGTCCAATGTTTCTTGATCATTTGTGCACAAGATAATGTAATACATTGCCAGTAATGCTGATACTAGAACTTTAAACTTCAATATGAAACAAGTCAGAAAATGATGCCTGTTTTGCAACTAACAGAAAGCAGCGAATAATGGGAAATTTGTTTACTTTCATCAAAACTTGCAAGCACTCTTGCATagcactgtctaaactgcacaaaagtTTTTTCTTCATCTGGACCAGCCTCAGAGTCCACCATCACCTTATGAGAAATTGTGACCttaatttccaaaaaatatttGACCACTTTATTTAATTAAATGATGCCATTTTCATCAGCACACCATGATATAAGCCCTGGGAAGACACAATTACTGTGACATATgaattttgcttgtttttagaGATCTTGCACAATGATCACATGAACACGCCACCTTTATTATCCCAAGATAATGACATAAGTTAAAAAATACCAAAGTGTATTTATGGCAAAATGTCATGTCAAATGTTTGCTGTTCACTTGGAGCTTTCTTACATCAGACCTTTTTTCCCAGGTCACATCCTTATAACCCACTGAAAAGCAGCTCTGGGACCCACTATACTACTGATAATCAAGCAGTAATCTtttaaaacacagcagaggGAAGTATCaaagtactgaaaatgtttgtaatCTTAAGTGATATTTTGCCGTCTTAATCTTGTTAAAGTTTAAACACCAAAGATGCCATTTCCATCATGTAGAAACCATCCACTAAGCTTAGTGAAACGTTTTGATTCTAAATTTAGATTTTCACTTATTACAAAGGAAAATGGATATTTGACAGTGTTTCAGTTTCATGAGTGTTTCAGCTCTTCTTAGAGCCAAGTGGGTTAAGGCCCAGAACCACTTTagattaaacatgtttttaataggTTAGAGTAAATGCAGCCCCAATCCCCTGTGGTTCTGGGTTATTAGACTTCCCCCTGCTGCTCAGTGAGTAGCTGTGTTGAATCTTTGTAGTAATATTTGAAAGAGCCAGTGCATATTAATAGTCAATACTTGTGCAGGACTAGACAATTTTAATATGCATTACAGTCAGTGGTTAACTTCCACTGACTCCCAGTTGGATGTTTCATAAAGAGCAAGGATTCAGGACTGACCTCAGTCACAGCTAGTGTCATTTGTTAAATGTGAACcatttgcccatttaagttgaGCCTTTAACAGCTCGGAAAGCAGGAAGTCCCACAAACCAGGTGCAAGTTGATGAGCAGTAGTTGCATTTCGCAAGGTAAAAGCTTTTCTACCAAGTGAATTTTCTGCAAGCCATTTGTCAAGGGTTGAAACGCTCCCCCAGTATTGCAACCGTTAGTGATAAAGTGTGGTTAACAGTCCTAATTCGACTCCGTGCAGTCATGAAAAGACCCTTAGCCTGTTAATGCAACACTTGAGATAAGGCTACAGTCTTTCAAAAGTGTCACTAACTATTAGCATTAAGAGACTTCAACAAATAGCAGCTTCCTTCAGGCATGTAGTTTAAATTTAGTTCAAAGAGAAGACAGTGgtgcatttttaaactttttattatCCCAAGTGCAGACATTTAGACGCGTTTGCTGATCCTCTTGTATACAATATTACCAAGAGTCATTGTCTagggaggaagaaaagaaattaCATTAGAAAATTCTGAAGAGTCATCATCAGAGATCCTGTAAAGTGACAGCTTCCCCTTTACTCACATTGACAATCGTGTTCCCATCCACCAGTTCTGTGACTGACTCAATTCCCTTGAGGGAGACCTTCAGCTTGCCATCTTCACGCCTTACAACAGCCTGAAGATTAACAGAAACAGGTTTGTAGCCGATTTGTGCAAGGCAGAGTGTCATTTTTAGGTTCTGTGAGGATGAGTCAGTAAAAATTTTGCCGGGTTCCATCTAGGCCTTGCAAATTCAAAATCCCCAAGTTAAATAAAGAGTACAAAATGTCAAAGCCAAAACGATGTAGGTTCAAAAGGTACAAAAAAGGTCCTGGCTTACCTTGATCCTCTCCCCAGTGATTGTCTCAATGTCGGCCTCCTGACCGATGACAAAGGAGTTAGTGAGGACCTTTGTGCCGGTTGTGACCGTCACTTTGAAGTTGTCACCGCTCTCCTCAATTTCAGAGACGCTCTTTATGTCTTTGCCTTTCTGGATGAGCTCATCAGGGAGACCTGAAGATAAAAGGCAGCAGGTTAAGAGGACATTGCAATaagtttgtatttatttgacttGAAGGCTTCATTTAGTATCTTAGAGCGACACTGTTGGACAAACCAGCTGGCATTAActtttatcaataaaacaaaatacaggCAGCTTAGAATCAGATCAGTGTAACAAAAACTACGCAAAAAAATCAGCCATTGAAAAGAAGTAGACAAATGTAAGCATGATTCTTACCGATGGCCTTCATGAAAGGCTCAAAGCCCTCCTGAGACTCCAGCTGGTATTTTCCAGAGAAAGACATGGTGACAGACGGTGAAGGTAAGCTAGAAGTGGTATCCTGCCTGTTTTATACTCTAACTGCAGCCGTGCAATCATTAACCCCCAGGTGTCTCCAATTACAGGAGATCCAGCCCACTTCAGCACTAAAGATAAACCACACACAGAGATAAAAGAGGTTCACAGTGACCAGACTCCAGAAGTAATCTTTCGTGTGACTGAATTTAAAATCAGTCCGTTGTTGTTCATAACAGAGAAATGACCAAGATCCTGCAAGTCTTCTGTTGTGTAAAGTGAGACTGATGACATTGCATGAATCACACACCAGAAGAACAGCTGATTGGACAAAAGTTGCAGTCAGGctcctgtttgctgctttctcatttccttttttcctcccttcttctctcattttcaatttcagttccttttttcatcacatttcctCACTTGCTTTTACCCTTTTGTTTTCAGCAAACTCCCATCCCGGTGTACTTTCCTTGCATTGTTTTTGGCACTagatttttcttatttgttttttaaaatgggttACATTAAGTTTTACAGAGTGGAGAGTTTTAGAAACTtctcattaaaatgtattttgtaaaatgtatcCGTATTATAATTTGTCCTTAAAGAATCAAGGCATACTAAGATAGTATTTCACCTTATGCTGTATCTAATGGGACAAAGTACATTTTACTGTCAAAGACTTGATTTTAGTGCCCCCTAGAGATAAAACATTACTTCTAGGCTTAGCATTACTTACCTTATATCTTTGCTGTGAATGTGTGGGAAAAGAAAAGGCTGTGTCTGCAGATGAATTTCATCTGGCACCTTCTGTGTAGCACAAGTTTCAGACGATAAAAAGAACAACACGAAAATAAACAATCCTCTCTCTGATGGCCTCATTTGCTCTTGCACTTCTGAATGCTTTGGGTTGTCTGACCATTCATTCATATTCATACGAACATCTGCTCAGGCCATTACTGTGAACACAATGTTGCAATGTAGCCTCAAAGCCTGGTACACAatataagatttttaaaatctaaactgattttttaaatgacaaaatagaATGGCAGATTTAGCAGTTTTGTTCTTGTGGTGTAGTGTGCAAAGAAATGACCAACACAGCACACTACAAACAGATTCATTCATCAGCAACCAGAGTCTCCACGTTCAAAACTCCAAGTCTCACACACTCAAACATGACTTAAGAGTGAACAAGCTAATGTGGCTAGCCGTTAGCTATCTGCTATATCCACTGTGGTAGTGGTTTTGGTCTAGCTCCTCTCCTTCtcagtttgattgcatgtatgtatgttctAAAAGACACTGTATAATCACTCAtgttgttgccacaaatcaacaagttggaGCTCCATTActgttgccatggctgtgtttgttgtgcttcctccatTTGGTCAGCTTGCTTCCTTAGTGGCtattgttttgttctgttctaCCTGATCCTACTCATGCCTGATTGGCTGTTTTTGGTCATCTCTCtactttacaagtcttccagggctggctgacAAGAAGcatcccacagcatgatgctgccgtcAGTGTGCTCCACAGTAGGGTTGGTGCCTTTGGAGTCTTCCTGGTGGCCTTTGGTGAgttctagttgagatttaatatgagtttttttcaacagttgctttctctttgccactcacCCATGAAGCTTCGACTGGTAAAGGTGATGcacactttttataggcactgtactcCACAAATTAAGATTTTTACGAATCACACTGCTGCACAAACCCTATTCCTAGCCTACTTTCTTGACCCTCCAGTACAATTTAATTGTAAACCTTTCAGATTGATGAAACCACCTAGTGGtggttgtagttttagtctgttttgtgaccagtttaaaaaatcagaagCTTTGAGAATGAGATTTTGCAccacagtttttaaattttgactttgcTCCTGTCATAGAAATTCCTTTTTGTAgttctacatttttatttaggaaaattgtatctatattttctttattttttaaaagtccctGCACCTAGTCAAAACCTTACTGGTGTTGACTGTCAGCACCACAGTGTGAACCCTACTCCACATTTCCTTACAGGTACTTTACACAGGTGATGTCACCCTCCATGTAAGATAAGCTCCCTGAGCTCCTACAGAGCAGACAAAagataatgaaataattaaatcaaGCACAAAATCAATAATTTCTCATCTATGTCTTAAGATTTAAGATTAGTGtgaaatctgactttttttttcaggtgaaCAGAAGAACTAAACTACAGGTTAAAACCAAAGGTCTTAACTATGAAGTTAATGCAGAATGGTTCAAAGGTGACTACTGTGCAAGATAAGTGTTAACAGTGTTGCAACAGCCATACTGTGTCAGTGAGAGCTGCCaagacaaaacacacacacatacatcatGCATCATGTGAGGATTCTTTAGAGTTCTGTTGCAAGATTATGCAAAGATGTGAGATAAAGTCGGCTGTGTGCTTTGTACATTAGTGATAGCAGACTTCGTATAGAGTagaataatgctgcaacctgaTAAGCTTTATGCTGACTTGCCCTTAGTGTATGGAAGGTTTACAGCAAAGTCACAGGGCAAAAAACAACACTATGTACTCTCCCAAACTTTATTTCTGCATGCATATATCTGGATGACCACTGTCCATATTCATCCCTTTTTCATACATAAAAATAGATCAACAAAGGCACTCTACAGAGAGATGAAGACAAACAGAGAACTATTACTACATTAACTACAACTACAGGTCCCGGTTCTTGTTTCCAAAGAGGCCGTGGTGTCTGAAGCAGCTCATTGGTGGACTCGATGAGAAGTGTGACCAGCCAGATGCAGCAGCTTGAGGATGATGTCACCAGGGTCGCCGCCGTCAAACTGGCTGACCTGGTCGTCTCCTTCTTCGTCCATGAGgcaggattggtctgtagtgcAGCTTTCTGTGtcaggaaggaggaggaggaggagttcaAAAATGACTGATTGATACTTAATCTAAACACTTTATGATGTGTTGTTTTAGGTCTAGTGTCTGAGGACCATGAATGGGGAATACAAAGGTCAAGGTGACAAATGGTGCACAACTCAAATGTAGAAATAAATACTGCTAATTTAAGCTGCTGAGAGAATTTTATGGCTGGTTATAAAACAAACGGAAATTAGAAACTACTGCTCTTTATGATGCgcaaaagcaaacaaaccaTCAGAGGGaagattgattatttctgtatCATTAATATCGCCCTCCCCCATCATTAACTGTGACTGATATTTGTTAAAAGATTGCAGAAGGAGAGTTTTttggaaaaagtgaaaataaaccCCACTACAAGACAAAATTAGTggaaactagggctgcaagcatcACTGAACACCTTCGGCACCTGGCACATCAGTATTTGGTGTACACTGGCCATATGGCAGAGCTGCTAAATATATTGTTATTGAGACATCTATCAACCACAGAAAACTCAAAATACCCTGACCTGTCATTTTCATTACAGCCAACATGAAATGAAAGTACACAATGTAAAGCATGttgtaaaaatattgctttgTCTATATAAAGATGGCTCATTGGCATGTACTGTATTTCCAGTAATGACAGCACTGAGTCAATTTGCAGCCATGCTTTGTAGAACGGCTGGGGTCGTTTCCTGcacaaacaaagcagcagcaaaTCCTCTCGCTGCATATCAAATTCCAAATTCCTAGGTTGCATGTGGTGAGGTGgctgatctgtttttttctatagATCTTCCCACTGAGCCGTTGAGCCACGCCCACCAACAAAACCCATATGTAACTTTTCAATTTTTCACTGTGattttttcaaccaattttcaTGGCAGTGCAAGCCCTTTATAGCTCTTCTTAACCAATTACTAGAACGATTagccactgctttgtccaccAGTGGCACCAAATTGAAACAAACTTCCCAGGATGAGCTTTAAAATAGGCTTCATACTAGTGAGAGATCCTGTTCAAAATACGTAGAGCTTCAAGGAATCCAGTAAACTAagtaaattatgttttttttttattgtaaatgtaGTATAATAAAAGTGAATCACACAAATAGATCATGCATTCAGTAAGGGGTAGTTACTaagaacaggggtgtccaagCTTTTTCCACTTAGGGccacatacaaaaatatataagaatggtggggccactttcatactCCTGGCCTTGAGGGTGTAATGAATCCAGAGTAAGTTAATACAATACTCGCTTAGCGAGTGAATACACCTAAATGGCTTGTTAATGGCTTGCAAGGCAAATAGttattttcaggatttggggCAGCCAATCGGATTTAAGGTAGCCCTGTTTGGCTCTGtctaccactggctccgcctctgaaatgctattggtgctgctatttgctgcaaTAATCTATCAAGACATTATTAATCAAtatatcttcttgtcaaaatgtttgtttacagaatcagcaTGGTAGCTCTGCCCGGTGTTGAAACTAAAAAGTACACTACAGTTGAACACAAGCTTCATCATCtcatgtgggccatatttcattttatttctagaatttgccccgagacaaaaaaaaaaaaaaaaaaaaaaggacagcaggctgcatttggcccccgggccatagttcgGACACTCCTGACTTAGAAAATTTAGTGAAGCACAAAACTGTGATACTTTCCAGCATTCACTTTTAAGGTGATCAGAATCCTTTGAATTCAAGAAAGTACAGGCTCTGagtcaaataaaatatacaaagaGTTGAAGGCTTAAAAACAGGCTGTTTGGAGAACTACTTACAGGGTAAGAGGTCTCACACATACCTGTACCAGTATGGTAAAGCTGAGATCAGACTACGTGTTTTCAGCATGATTAAGGTCAGACCTTACAGCCAGGGTTGGAATTAGCACCTGCCACCCGCCAAATGCATGAACAGTGAATTTGCTCAGCCTACCAGCCACTGGGGCAGGTGAATAAAAGTCAGGGATTTTTAAATGCCAGTGGGATGAACTGAATCTCAGTTTTCTCCCTGAAGAAAACGTGACCTCTATTCTCTTGCTGATCTTGTCGTGTACATAAGTGGTTATCAAAACATTGTACTGTCTTTAAACACGAGACACATGGAAGTAGCATGATAACAAAACTCTTCAGCAGAAAGTTAATGATTGTGTTAACTCACCTGTGAACTCATAATAATAAATTGATTATTGAGGTCGTAGAGGAATCAGCGTGAATTTGATTAAAACCAGCTAAAAACCCTCTCAAGGGATTTCAGTAAGTTTTGGAGcaggacttttactttgaaggtaTTTGTTATCCATTGCTATTCTAACTCAGTAGGTGGAGTCGGTTGTCCCCAGCGCCTGCAGTTAAATGCCAAGTGCCCCTGTGCAAGACACAACCCCAATTTGCTCTCACTGCTTTGTTGGTTGATGTGGGTATAGATATGTTTGAATGGGATAAGCTAATACTGATGGATAATTCCCATAGCAGTCTTTGCCACCAGTGTTTAAATGTGGTGTGACCTGAGCTGTAAACCCGCTTTGAATGGTCAGATGGCTAGAAAAGCGCTTCACAAGCTTAAGTCTATTAATTAAAGCATTGCTACTTTATCCACATCTATCTACAGTTAAAGACGTGACTGTTTAATCATCCTCTGCTCCATTTCTTACCTGCATCACAGCAGACTCCTGAGGCAGCGCAGCGTCCTCCCTCTGACCCACAAGGTCTCCCTCCTGCCTGGCAGGGGGTGAGCAGGTAGTTCTCCTCCACACAGTGAGCAGTTTCTGGGGAGCCCAGCAAGCAGCCGAGACCCTCCCCGCAGCAGATACTGGGTCCGAAGCAGCGACCCCTGTCTCCAGGGCCACACGCCATGCACTACAGGAggatattattattgttattgtcaATGTAATAGGCATTTACCTTTAGCATTTTGAATcatctttccttttttcagtttcactCTGATCCaaacttgtttttgtgttgtctaGTCACTGAGacaga
The Cheilinus undulatus linkage group 5, ASM1832078v1, whole genome shotgun sequence DNA segment above includes these coding regions:
- the LOC121509967 gene encoding fatty acid-binding protein, liver-type-like, which codes for MSFSGKYQLESQEGFEPFMKAIGLPDELIQKGKDIKSVSEIEESGDNFKVTVTTGTKVLTNSFVIGQEADIETITGERIKAVVRREDGKLKVSLKGIESVTELVDGNTIVNTMTLGNIVYKRISKRV
- the LOC121509989 gene encoding isotocin-neurophysin IT 1-like, whose product is MTGAAVSVCLFFLLSICSACYISNCPIGGKRSIMDAPQRKCMACGPGDRGRCFGPSICCGEGLGCLLGSPETAHCVEENYLLTPCQAGGRPCGSEGGRCAASGVCCDAESCTTDQSCLMDEEGDDQVSQFDGGDPGDIILKLLHLAGHTSHRVHQ